In Sandaracinus amylolyticus, the following proteins share a genomic window:
- a CDS encoding protein kinase domain-containing protein: MHADRCRYRCIRAGTRVAPLGQVSMKRAPGPRLLGSAPPRERPVGVLPRVIQGARRPDPPPPPDSGAERGAADNMEIDVDVEERSPRIAPPSRPPPPRLPAISTLGRYEILGRVAYGGMAEIFLARETSKVGAARLLAIKRILPHVASDSDFVRMFFDEARLAIQLNHPNICHVYEFGEVDGSYFLAMEWIHGVSLTKLIRRARASGGLPPELAARIIASVADALHYAHRARDVNGVRMGIVHRDVSPQNIMINYDGQVKLLDFGIAKAASHSTKTEAGTIKGKLAYMSPQQCLGRPLDGRADVFALGVCLFEALTGQSLFRRETEYETIRAIIDEPTPSLRQRAPGMSPDLDAIIQRSVMKDPADRYSTAAEMQADLERWIASSGKIVTAEMIAAILEDLFPDQVLSGPSLEPVPLGQSTHRRAHDSVLGLASASELRDAAADLVPSAALPAPRLAHTGVAVPVVVGSTAIVQSAGAPTRARAGPTLARVLGGGAALAAVGVLVWLALRPGQVEPAVIPNVAASAVTQLAAPAVAERERAVVMPAEPALPEPSATAAPEPAVIVAAPSEPGATAEPTASDVTAPAPADPSSRVASAPTAPVPPVPRGRDSRSSREAERASSSATGQLSINTRPWSQVFLRNRLLGSTPIAEVTAPAGDIRLRFVDESGASHVRTVHVEPNGETRVFFELPQGGE, translated from the coding sequence ATGCACGCGGATCGTTGCCGCTACCGCTGCATACGTGCAGGCACTCGCGTTGCACCACTTGGGCAGGTGTCCATGAAGCGAGCGCCTGGTCCGCGATTGCTCGGGTCCGCGCCACCGCGCGAGCGGCCGGTGGGCGTGCTTCCTCGAGTGATCCAAGGCGCACGGCGCCCCGATCCTCCCCCTCCCCCCGACAGCGGTGCTGAGCGTGGCGCCGCGGACAACATGGAGATCGATGTGGACGTGGAGGAGAGGAGCCCGCGTATCGCTCCTCCGTCGCGACCTCCGCCTCCTCGGCTCCCCGCGATCTCGACGCTCGGTCGGTACGAAATCCTGGGTCGTGTCGCGTATGGCGGCATGGCCGAGATCTTTCTGGCGCGTGAGACGAGCAAGGTCGGTGCGGCTCGCCTTCTGGCCATCAAGCGCATTCTCCCGCACGTCGCGAGTGACTCCGACTTCGTCCGCATGTTCTTCGACGAGGCGCGCCTCGCGATTCAGCTGAACCATCCGAACATCTGCCATGTCTACGAATTCGGCGAGGTGGATGGTTCGTATTTCCTCGCGATGGAGTGGATTCATGGGGTGTCCCTCACGAAGCTGATCCGTCGCGCGCGCGCGTCGGGTGGGCTGCCGCCCGAGCTCGCGGCCCGGATCATCGCTTCCGTCGCCGACGCGCTTCATTACGCGCATCGCGCACGTGACGTGAACGGCGTTCGGATGGGCATCGTCCACCGCGACGTCAGCCCGCAGAACATCATGATCAATTATGACGGTCAGGTGAAGCTGCTCGACTTCGGCATCGCGAAGGCAGCGAGCCACTCGACCAAGACCGAGGCAGGGACGATCAAGGGCAAGCTCGCGTACATGTCTCCCCAGCAGTGCCTCGGAAGACCTCTCGACGGGCGCGCTGACGTATTCGCGCTGGGAGTGTGCCTGTTCGAGGCATTGACCGGTCAATCGCTGTTTCGACGAGAGACCGAGTACGAGACGATTCGCGCGATCATCGACGAGCCGACACCGTCGCTCCGGCAGCGCGCGCCGGGTATGTCCCCCGACCTCGATGCGATCATCCAGCGTTCGGTGATGAAGGATCCCGCGGATCGGTATTCGACCGCTGCGGAGATGCAGGCGGATCTCGAGCGCTGGATCGCATCGAGCGGGAAGATCGTCACCGCCGAGATGATCGCTGCGATCCTCGAGGACCTCTTTCCCGATCAGGTGCTCTCGGGCCCGTCGCTCGAGCCGGTGCCGCTCGGGCAGTCCACGCACCGGCGAGCACACGACTCGGTGCTCGGGCTCGCTTCGGCGTCCGAATTGCGCGACGCGGCGGCGGACCTCGTTCCGTCGGCCGCACTGCCGGCGCCGAGACTCGCACACACTGGCGTCGCGGTGCCTGTCGTCGTGGGGTCGACCGCGATCGTGCAGTCCGCTGGCGCGCCGACCCGCGCGCGGGCCGGACCGACGCTCGCACGTGTGCTCGGCGGGGGTGCGGCGCTCGCCGCGGTCGGCGTGCTGGTGTGGCTCGCGCTGCGCCCAGGTCAGGTAGAGCCTGCGGTCATACCGAACGTCGCCGCGTCGGCGGTCACGCAGCTCGCCGCCCCTGCGGTCGCGGAGCGCGAGCGTGCCGTCGTGATGCCTGCGGAGCCTGCGCTGCCTGAGCCGAGCGCAACGGCAGCACCGGAGCCCGCTGTCATTGTGGCCGCGCCGAGCGAGCCCGGCGCGACGGCTGAGCCGACAGCCAGTGACGTGACCGCGCCGGCGCCCGCCGATCCGTCGTCGCGTGTGGCGAGTGCGCCGACTGCGCCCGTTCCACCGGTTCCGCGCGGGCGGGATTCGCGGTCGTCGCGAGAGGCGGAGCGCGCGTCGTCGAGCGCGACGGGACAACTGTCGATCAACACGAGGCCCTGGTCGCAGGTGTTCCTCCGCAATCGACTGCTGGGCAGTACGCCCATCGCCGAAGTGACGGCTCCTGCGGGCGACATCCGCCTGCGGTTCGTGGACGAGTCTGGCGCGAGTCACGTGCGCACGGTCCACGTCGA
- a CDS encoding MopE-related protein, with protein sequence MTSSLAVPAQVDALEVRVVGTTASSLRDQRFALTRGFPHTFDILPGAAEHESVQITIVARRGGSENVRVLRRVVRAAFVSGTVQDVSVELSPDCIDVECPEGIDCVLGTCERPIERCEDASQCDDGIDCTVDRCEDMICRHDVDSSICEVGTTCDPIDGCPGRACLDDVTCDDGAACNGEERCVDGRCAPGTAIDCDDRDECTTDRCQNELNGECAHVTRDADADGHGDALCPAIGGASADDCNDSNVMVFPGSPETCNGLDDDCDQQCDQEFECCRGETRTCSTACGTVGVETCTSECGWSECTAPAEACNAVDDDCDGSTDEDFGCVPGETDSCRTLCGSTGQWACSASCTWGPECAPPVETCNGVDDDCDAVADDGFNCARGSDRACTTSCGTPGREACLDGCGAYGACVAIEGCNGVDDDCDSRVDETVECAVAATERCTTTCGSQGTRRCDASCRWESCEPPAEICNGEDEDCDGAPDDGFTCVPGSTRTCATNCGTTGVSTCTNGCEWGACTPPPEVCNGRDDNCTGGCDETSMCCAGSTVTCETTCGSTGTYACSGTCTPGACIPPAETCNGLDDDCDGTCDNGSTCCAGRVGTCVTSCGSSGTRVCSATCGWPSSCTPPSEICNGQDDDCDGVADDGFGCIAGTTAACTTSCGTAGTRSCGATCTLSATCTPPGETCNGFDDNCDGVADDGCSGCVACSGATSVTGPGGRYSLTLSGSGSHTGSCGSTGGPERTLTLTLGSASDVFITTHAALGVNTTIYVRRCACGGTEVSCNDDADGLPTSMLHLTNLAAGTYQLFVDTPAGTTATVPVDIYVSPVGTESDRCGNPTFVPLGSSTRGTTVGFTHNYDLHYADGSDCPYAGSGNGPDRVFYFVVPSPQTLTVSGYNSETDFDAVIYLRSICENPTPEQTATNQLACADDVGTPPDGTWGGCAWQRPTLTRTFQPGLYYVFVDSGQLASCQSGPFRLDVGP encoded by the coding sequence GTGACGTCCTCGCTTGCGGTGCCGGCCCAGGTCGACGCGCTCGAGGTCAGGGTTGTCGGGACGACGGCGTCCAGTCTTCGCGATCAGCGATTCGCACTGACGCGCGGCTTTCCACACACGTTCGACATCCTGCCGGGCGCGGCGGAGCACGAGAGCGTTCAGATCACGATCGTCGCGCGCCGCGGTGGGAGCGAGAACGTCCGGGTGCTGCGGCGAGTCGTCCGCGCCGCGTTCGTGTCGGGCACCGTTCAGGACGTCAGCGTCGAGCTGAGCCCGGACTGCATCGATGTCGAGTGCCCCGAAGGCATCGACTGCGTGCTGGGGACGTGCGAGCGACCCATCGAGCGATGCGAGGATGCCAGTCAGTGCGATGATGGCATCGACTGCACGGTCGACCGCTGCGAGGACATGATCTGTCGACACGACGTCGACAGCTCCATCTGCGAGGTCGGCACCACGTGCGACCCGATTGACGGTTGTCCGGGGCGTGCATGCCTCGATGACGTGACGTGCGACGACGGAGCGGCGTGCAACGGCGAGGAGCGATGCGTCGACGGCCGCTGCGCGCCCGGCACCGCGATCGACTGCGACGACCGCGACGAATGCACCACCGATCGCTGCCAGAACGAGCTAAACGGCGAGTGCGCGCACGTCACCCGCGACGCCGACGCGGACGGGCACGGAGACGCTCTGTGTCCCGCGATCGGCGGCGCGTCCGCGGACGACTGTAACGACTCGAACGTGATGGTGTTCCCGGGCTCTCCCGAGACCTGCAACGGGCTCGACGACGACTGCGATCAGCAGTGCGATCAGGAATTCGAGTGCTGTCGCGGCGAGACGCGCACGTGCTCGACGGCGTGCGGCACCGTGGGTGTCGAGACCTGCACGAGCGAGTGTGGGTGGAGCGAGTGCACCGCGCCGGCCGAGGCATGCAATGCAGTGGACGACGACTGCGACGGGAGCACCGACGAGGACTTCGGTTGCGTGCCCGGCGAAACCGACTCGTGTCGAACGCTGTGCGGATCCACTGGTCAATGGGCCTGCAGCGCGTCCTGCACGTGGGGCCCGGAGTGCGCCCCGCCGGTCGAGACGTGCAACGGAGTCGACGACGACTGCGACGCAGTCGCCGACGACGGATTCAACTGTGCGCGCGGCAGTGATCGGGCCTGCACGACGTCATGCGGAACACCCGGCCGCGAAGCGTGCCTCGATGGGTGCGGGGCGTACGGCGCGTGCGTCGCCATCGAGGGCTGCAACGGAGTCGATGACGACTGCGACTCGCGCGTCGACGAGACGGTCGAGTGTGCGGTCGCCGCGACGGAGCGGTGCACGACGACATGCGGGAGCCAGGGCACGCGTCGCTGCGACGCGAGCTGCCGCTGGGAATCCTGCGAGCCTCCGGCCGAGATCTGCAACGGAGAGGACGAGGACTGCGACGGCGCTCCCGACGACGGATTCACGTGCGTGCCGGGCTCCACGCGGACCTGCGCGACGAACTGCGGGACGACCGGCGTCAGCACGTGCACGAACGGGTGCGAGTGGGGTGCGTGCACGCCGCCGCCCGAGGTCTGCAACGGCCGCGACGATAACTGCACGGGAGGTTGCGACGAGACGTCGATGTGCTGCGCGGGCTCGACCGTGACGTGCGAGACGACCTGCGGATCGACGGGCACGTACGCCTGCAGCGGCACATGCACGCCGGGCGCGTGCATTCCTCCAGCCGAGACCTGCAACGGGCTCGACGACGACTGCGACGGCACCTGCGACAACGGCTCGACGTGCTGTGCCGGACGCGTCGGTACGTGTGTGACGTCGTGTGGCTCGTCGGGCACGCGTGTCTGCTCTGCGACCTGCGGCTGGCCCTCGAGCTGCACGCCGCCCAGCGAAATCTGCAACGGACAGGACGACGACTGCGACGGAGTTGCGGACGACGGATTCGGCTGCATCGCCGGAACGACGGCGGCGTGCACGACGAGCTGCGGCACGGCGGGCACCCGGAGCTGTGGCGCGACGTGCACGTTGTCGGCGACCTGCACGCCGCCGGGCGAGACGTGCAACGGATTCGACGACAACTGTGACGGAGTCGCCGACGACGGTTGCTCCGGATGCGTGGCGTGCAGCGGCGCGACGTCCGTGACGGGACCGGGCGGGCGTTATTCTCTCACCCTGTCCGGTTCAGGTTCACACACCGGCTCGTGCGGAAGTACCGGTGGCCCCGAGCGCACGTTGACGCTGACGCTCGGCTCCGCTTCCGACGTATTCATCACGACGCATGCTGCGCTCGGCGTGAACACCACGATTTACGTGCGGCGCTGCGCGTGCGGCGGCACGGAGGTCTCGTGCAACGATGACGCGGACGGACTGCCGACCTCGATGTTGCACCTCACCAATCTCGCAGCTGGGACGTACCAGCTCTTCGTCGACACCCCCGCTGGCACCACCGCGACGGTACCTGTGGACATCTACGTCAGTCCGGTCGGAACGGAGTCCGACCGATGCGGCAATCCGACGTTCGTGCCGCTCGGCTCGAGCACGCGCGGCACGACGGTGGGATTTACGCACAACTACGATCTCCACTATGCCGACGGCAGCGATTGTCCCTACGCCGGATCGGGCAACGGACCGGATCGCGTCTTCTACTTCGTCGTGCCCAGTCCACAGACGTTGACGGTCAGCGGCTACAACTCCGAAACGGATTTTGATGCGGTCATTTACCTGCGGTCGATCTGCGAGAACCCGACGCCGGAGCAGACTGCGACGAACCAGCTCGCGTGCGCGGACGACGTGGGCACACCGCCCGACGGCACATGGGGCGGATGCGCATGGCAGCGACCCACGCTGACGCGCACGTTCCAGCCGGGCCTCTACTACGTGTTCGTCGACAGCGGGCAGCTCGCGAGCTGCCAATCCGGGCCGTTCCGACTCGACGTCGGACCGTGA
- a CDS encoding PP2C family protein-serine/threonine phosphatase yields MAATHADAHVPAGPLLRVRRQRAARELPIRAVPTRRRTVRASMSRALGPILTTASSCCQSSSATHPGRRRTNEDACCADDASGLFVVADGLGGYDGGEIASRIVVETLSEQLADHAPIRARTHPLDDAAFACLQLDHAIRVAHRRICARQSGRIAEMGSTVAALLLGRTYVVIAHVGDSRVYRWRNGRIERMTRDHTFAESGAGSLPLAANGGVPPSPHMLTRALGVDGQSVADGRVEMIEPGDRYLILSDGVLDVLTDEAIEDRARREPIAVLAAALVNASLAAGTRDNVTAVCVELA; encoded by the coding sequence ATGGCAGCGACCCACGCTGACGCGCACGTTCCAGCCGGGCCTCTACTACGTGTTCGTCGACAGCGGGCAGCTCGCGAGCTGCCAATCCGGGCCGTTCCGACTCGACGTCGGACCGTGAGGGCGAGCATGTCGAGGGCACTCGGTCCGATTCTCACGACCGCGTCGTCGTGTTGCCAGTCGAGCAGCGCAACGCATCCCGGACGCCGCCGCACGAATGAGGATGCTTGCTGTGCCGACGACGCGTCGGGCCTCTTCGTCGTCGCCGATGGACTGGGTGGTTACGACGGAGGCGAAATCGCGTCGCGCATCGTGGTGGAGACGCTCTCGGAGCAATTGGCTGATCACGCCCCGATTCGCGCCCGGACCCATCCGCTCGACGACGCGGCGTTCGCGTGCCTCCAGCTCGATCACGCGATCCGAGTTGCGCATCGCCGGATCTGTGCGCGCCAGAGCGGGCGCATCGCGGAGATGGGCTCGACCGTCGCGGCGCTACTGCTCGGTCGCACGTACGTGGTGATCGCGCACGTCGGCGATAGCCGTGTCTACCGGTGGCGCAATGGTCGGATCGAGCGCATGACGCGCGATCACACGTTCGCCGAGTCCGGGGCAGGTTCGCTGCCGCTCGCAGCGAACGGCGGCGTGCCACCTTCGCCGCATATGCTCACGCGCGCGCTCGGCGTCGACGGGCAGAGTGTCGCGGACGGCCGCGTCGAGATGATCGAGCCAGGCGATCGCTACCTGATCCTGTCCGACGGCGTCCTCGACGTCCTCACCGACGAAGCGATCGAGGATCGCGCTCGCCGCGAGCCAATCGCGGTGCTCGCGGCCGCGCTCGTAAACGCGTCGCTCGCCGCGGGCACCCGCGACAACGTCACCGCAGTCTGCGTGGAGCTCGCGTGA
- a CDS encoding MXAN_5187 C-terminal domain-containing protein — MMFSRSWIALLTAAFTTGFALCVVAVRTIDRGAERAVEQTLRGDAAHVREWIADDRAQLDAIESIASAPDIRALLREGVAQGSTLDRAARLRGAVELRNRQLDAAAGDVVVVIDAEQRILAQLGLPSGDLDARARQMLRDASTGRTGGDLWLIGDDVYRVTARAIIEGERHLGTIAHGERVDEALATLMATRLGEAGVTIVRGTRVIASASSGGTAARTQTAELEAVIGAAHTTAAPAAPIPVATSNGETALYQPLGTAPGSDVGCVVNRVVPRLASPLALFGRVSASEWLGALASMSGSVLVVFTVLAFALGRFLLWWESERQLAAFRESTRRLDSGECLQLDDAIFSGPLRLAARDVNAAIEKVRAERLAEMFGPVPPTTPAVAPTPSPAVRASVPDATSAVHATTPVRAPAAAPAVVANEASAAVIPPRTTVDSLRSTIPSIALLNDPEEESEIDPDEDEGYDATMIARPSADLLRASRDALVPPGADAALMNVFEEYVATKHRRGESTKGLTYERFVSVLERSRAQYVQSHGPRRVNFEVQVKNGKTVVTVVPAGN; from the coding sequence ATGATGTTCTCTCGAAGCTGGATTGCGCTGCTGACCGCTGCGTTCACCACGGGATTCGCGCTCTGCGTGGTTGCAGTGCGCACCATCGATCGCGGTGCGGAACGTGCCGTCGAGCAGACCCTGCGAGGCGACGCGGCCCACGTGCGCGAGTGGATCGCGGACGACCGAGCTCAGCTCGATGCCATCGAGTCGATCGCGTCCGCACCGGACATCCGCGCGCTCCTCCGCGAGGGCGTCGCGCAGGGCTCAACCCTCGACCGCGCCGCGCGTCTGCGCGGCGCGGTCGAGCTCCGCAATCGCCAACTCGACGCCGCAGCAGGCGACGTCGTGGTCGTCATCGACGCCGAGCAGCGGATCCTCGCGCAGCTCGGTCTGCCGTCGGGCGACCTGGACGCTCGCGCGCGGCAGATGTTGCGTGATGCGTCCACCGGACGAACGGGTGGCGATCTCTGGCTGATCGGCGACGACGTTTATCGCGTCACGGCCCGCGCGATCATCGAGGGCGAACGCCATCTCGGCACCATCGCTCATGGCGAGCGCGTGGACGAGGCGCTCGCGACCTTGATGGCGACTCGGCTCGGCGAAGCCGGTGTCACGATCGTCCGCGGAACGCGCGTCATCGCGAGCGCATCGAGCGGTGGAACCGCGGCCCGCACGCAGACCGCAGAGCTTGAGGCAGTGATCGGCGCTGCGCACACGACCGCTGCTCCGGCCGCCCCGATCCCTGTCGCGACCTCGAACGGAGAGACGGCGCTCTACCAGCCGCTGGGAACCGCGCCGGGATCGGACGTCGGGTGTGTCGTGAACCGCGTCGTGCCCCGCCTCGCCTCGCCGCTCGCGCTGTTCGGTCGCGTATCGGCATCGGAGTGGCTCGGCGCGCTCGCGTCGATGTCGGGGAGCGTCCTCGTGGTTTTCACTGTGCTCGCGTTCGCGCTCGGACGCTTCCTGCTGTGGTGGGAGAGCGAACGTCAGCTCGCCGCGTTCCGTGAGTCGACACGCCGCCTCGACTCCGGGGAGTGCCTTCAGCTCGACGATGCGATCTTCTCGGGGCCGCTGCGCCTCGCGGCGCGCGACGTGAACGCCGCGATCGAGAAGGTGCGCGCGGAACGCCTTGCGGAGATGTTCGGGCCAGTGCCCCCTACGACGCCCGCCGTCGCGCCGACCCCGTCGCCCGCAGTGCGTGCCTCGGTGCCAGACGCAACGTCGGCCGTGCACGCGACGACGCCCGTCCGTGCGCCCGCTGCAGCGCCCGCAGTCGTGGCGAACGAGGCGAGCGCGGCTGTGATCCCGCCGCGTACGACAGTCGACTCCCTGCGATCGACGATCCCATCGATCGCGCTCCTAAACGATCCCGAAGAGGAATCGGAGATCGATCCCGACGAGGACGAGGGATATGACGCGACGATGATCGCGCGGCCTTCAGCAGATCTCCTTCGGGCGAGCCGGGACGCACTCGTGCCGCCGGGCGCGGACGCAGCGCTCATGAACGTCTTCGAGGAGTACGTCGCGACCAAACACCGGCGCGGAGAATCGACGAAGGGCCTGACGTACGAGCGATTCGTGTCGGTGCTCGAGCGGAGTCGTGCGCAATACGTGCAGTCGCACGGGCCCCGGCGCGTCAACTTCGAAGTCCAGGTGAAGAACGGAAAGACGGTCGTGACCGTCGTCCCCGCAGGGAACTGA
- a CDS encoding helix-turn-helix transcriptional regulator, with translation MSAIEAMRFALARWDGAGLARAARLAEGARGELETRLATLWLAWLRGTPWREEDAASIESDAGKLRAADLVIDGASTRAIALLHQDRIEEAIGVARRAARMASTEGLRGPHALAAVTLARVRAAAGQPVHATRILESLGGWVSPAWSGWLACERLLVSGAIGTGTEADDACPAARAASALAAVLEAAMRGDRRAFDTSAASLRVTTAALGPISRRAHAMTGLLDPHLDPDTLDEDVAEFVRGEGASLPLGLGGLGVSGAHDDATAWILRTPRGAGRRVARAGLALAGASPIVATQRRTGREDVALAMLALAGDEGVEYAQLHRRVYRTPYESGIHDATLRVLAHRIGARLGSAGRVQARAGRVALMVSEAVVVPDPRCALSMEDRVLNVLARHGRSTAREVAAELDAPLRTVQQALRELVEDGACREEPQGRKLEYVVEDTAYSEPTGV, from the coding sequence GTGAGCGCGATCGAGGCGATGCGCTTCGCCCTCGCGCGCTGGGACGGCGCCGGGCTCGCGCGCGCGGCGCGCCTCGCAGAGGGCGCGCGCGGAGAGCTTGAGACACGTCTTGCGACGCTCTGGCTCGCGTGGTTGCGCGGCACGCCGTGGCGCGAGGAGGACGCGGCATCGATCGAGTCGGATGCAGGAAAGCTGCGCGCTGCAGATCTCGTGATCGACGGCGCGAGCACTCGCGCGATCGCGCTGCTCCACCAGGATCGTATCGAGGAGGCGATCGGCGTCGCGCGCCGGGCGGCGCGCATGGCGAGCACCGAGGGGCTGCGCGGCCCGCACGCGCTCGCAGCAGTGACCCTCGCGCGGGTGCGCGCGGCGGCGGGACAGCCGGTGCACGCGACGCGCATCCTCGAGTCGCTCGGCGGATGGGTGTCTCCCGCATGGTCGGGGTGGCTCGCGTGCGAGCGCTTGCTCGTGTCGGGCGCGATCGGGACGGGGACCGAAGCCGATGACGCGTGCCCGGCGGCGCGCGCAGCGAGTGCACTCGCCGCGGTACTCGAGGCCGCGATGCGCGGCGATCGTCGCGCGTTCGACACGAGCGCCGCGAGCCTGCGTGTGACGACGGCGGCGCTCGGTCCGATCTCGCGCCGCGCGCACGCGATGACGGGACTGCTCGATCCGCACCTCGATCCCGACACGCTCGACGAGGACGTCGCGGAGTTCGTGCGCGGCGAGGGTGCGTCCTTACCGCTCGGGCTCGGAGGGCTCGGCGTGAGCGGCGCTCACGACGACGCGACCGCGTGGATCCTACGCACGCCGCGCGGCGCGGGACGCCGTGTGGCGCGTGCCGGCCTCGCGCTCGCGGGCGCGTCGCCGATCGTGGCGACGCAGCGACGCACGGGTCGCGAGGACGTCGCACTCGCGATGCTCGCGCTCGCGGGCGACGAGGGCGTTGAGTACGCGCAGCTGCACCGCCGCGTGTACCGCACGCCCTACGAGTCGGGGATCCACGACGCGACGTTACGCGTGCTCGCGCATCGGATCGGTGCGCGCCTTGGCAGCGCGGGCCGCGTGCAGGCGCGCGCGGGCCGCGTCGCGCTGATGGTGAGCGAGGCGGTCGTGGTGCCCGACCCGAGGTGTGCGCTCTCGATGGAGGATCGCGTGCTGAATGTGCTCGCGCGGCATGGGCGATCGACAGCGCGCGAGGTCGCAGCCGAGCTCGATGCTCCGCTGCGCACCGTGCAGCAGGCCCTCCGCGAACTCGTCGAGGACGGGGCGTGCCGCGAGGAACCGCAGGGCAGGAAACTCGAGTACGTGGTGGAAGACACGGCGTATAGCGAGCCCACCGGCGTCTGA
- a CDS encoding WGR domain-containing protein, producing MRDELVSVDADRNRFRFFVIELREVPMGGAELVRRWGRVGAEGRCEVEAFDSLAAASVARTALLERRKQRGYIAADPVAIALVRRMMAARRAARRSPRQLAFPGF from the coding sequence ATGCGCGATGAGCTCGTGAGCGTCGATGCCGATCGCAACCGCTTCCGATTCTTCGTGATCGAGCTGCGCGAGGTCCCGATGGGCGGCGCTGAGCTCGTGCGTCGCTGGGGCCGGGTTGGCGCGGAGGGCCGGTGCGAAGTCGAGGCCTTCGACTCGCTCGCCGCGGCGAGCGTTGCTCGCACCGCGCTCCTCGAGCGACGCAAGCAGCGCGGGTATATCGCGGCGGACCCCGTAGCGATCGCGCTCGTGCGTCGGATGATGGCAGCTCGCCGTGCAGCTCGCCGGAGTCCGCGCCAGCTCGCGTTTCCGGGCTTCTGA
- a CDS encoding diheme cytochrome c-553, with protein sequence MRVNFLIILALTLTACDETPPELGGAAGHEESGGAPVTAPDAEDRVARGRYIVNAGLCGDCHTPLTMGPSGPIPDASRLLSGHPETIVLSAAPSLPPGPWMAMASDTMTAWSGPWGMTFTANLTPDEETGLGRWNEETFIATIRNGRHMGVGRPLLPPMPFQLIANYSDDDLRAIFAYLQSIPPVRNRVPDPIPPVTAAGAATSDSVDG encoded by the coding sequence GTGAGAGTCAACTTCCTGATCATCCTCGCACTTACCCTCACTGCATGTGACGAGACCCCGCCGGAGCTCGGCGGAGCAGCGGGCCATGAGGAGAGTGGCGGAGCGCCGGTCACCGCGCCTGATGCGGAGGATCGCGTCGCGCGTGGTCGGTACATCGTTAACGCGGGCTTGTGCGGAGATTGCCACACGCCGCTCACGATGGGCCCGAGCGGTCCCATCCCGGACGCCTCGCGCCTGCTGTCGGGTCATCCGGAGACCATCGTCTTGTCGGCCGCACCCTCGCTGCCGCCCGGTCCGTGGATGGCGATGGCATCTGACACGATGACCGCCTGGTCGGGCCCCTGGGGCATGACGTTCACCGCGAACCTGACGCCCGATGAGGAGACGGGCCTCGGTCGGTGGAACGAGGAAACGTTCATCGCGACTATCCGCAACGGCCGCCACATGGGCGTCGGGCGTCCGCTGCTTCCGCCGATGCCCTTCCAGCTCATCGCAAACTATAGCGATGACGACCTCCGTGCGATCTTCGCATACCTGCAGTCGATTCCGCCGGTGCGCAACCGGGTTCCCGACCCGATTCCTCCCGTCACTGCCGCCGGCGCCGCAACGTCCGACAGCGTCGACGGCTGA
- a CDS encoding AraC family transcriptional regulator, producing the protein MIGRAELLACPPSFTGPRDRAELDLSSTRGLAIERGRWLRVSSAGVDRLACHAAVVLVGVERDVEVTLSDNRVARGRALVVKPDVGFSSSCVGTTVTVLCDLDRAARGWISSSDVEIAPLSRTTELLRYANRAAMQPQRPDIELATCMEEIATADVVGVHRHDAIIRRILLAAANDSISDWNVEQMAAVARVSPTHLRATFHREIGLTPRTWLRWTKMARAFEMLTRATPIGLGVAALEAGFADHSHFTRTCVEFLGRTPSSLLARNRDDSDDLTDPPHRCLAQSCSDGTSSE; encoded by the coding sequence ATGATCGGCCGCGCCGAACTGCTCGCGTGCCCGCCCTCGTTCACGGGTCCCCGTGATCGGGCGGAGCTCGACCTGAGCTCGACCCGGGGCTTGGCCATCGAACGTGGACGCTGGCTCCGCGTGTCGTCTGCTGGCGTGGACCGGCTTGCGTGTCACGCGGCCGTCGTGCTGGTCGGCGTCGAGCGAGATGTTGAAGTGACCCTCTCCGACAATCGGGTCGCCCGCGGCCGGGCTCTGGTCGTGAAGCCCGACGTCGGTTTCAGCTCTTCGTGCGTGGGTACGACTGTCACGGTCCTGTGCGATCTCGATCGCGCAGCCCGAGGATGGATCAGCAGCTCCGATGTCGAGATTGCGCCTCTTTCGAGGACCACGGAACTGCTCCGTTACGCCAACCGGGCTGCAATGCAGCCTCAGCGCCCCGACATCGAACTCGCGACGTGTATGGAAGAGATCGCGACGGCGGACGTCGTGGGCGTCCACCGGCATGACGCGATCATACGACGCATTCTGCTCGCCGCCGCGAACGATTCCATCTCCGACTGGAACGTGGAGCAAATGGCCGCCGTAGCGCGCGTGTCGCCCACGCACTTGCGCGCGACGTTCCATCGCGAGATCGGGCTGACCCCTCGGACTTGGCTCCGCTGGACCAAGATGGCTCGTGCCTTCGAGATGCTCACGCGAGCGACGCCCATCGGTCTCGGTGTGGCCGCTCTGGAAGCGGGCTTCGCCGACCATTCTCATTTCACTCGGACCTGCGTTGAGTTCCTCGGTCGGACTCCGTCTAGCCTGCTCGCTCGCAATCGGGACGACAGCGACGATTTGACTGACCCGCCCCACCGCTGTCTCGCTCAGTCGTGTTCCGACGGTACGTCCTCTGAGTGA